The following are encoded together in the Euwallacea fornicatus isolate EFF26 chromosome 29, ASM4011564v1, whole genome shotgun sequence genome:
- the LOC136347551 gene encoding N(G),N(G)-dimethylarginine dimethylaminohydrolase 1 encodes MAAIRYTHAVVSRIPLSLRTRGELDLEEAKKEHETYVRLLRELGIDVIELPPDEALPECVFVEDCAVVCNGTALICRPGTSHRVKEVETIRVVLKKELDIPIIEMSDKNARLDGGDVLFTGREFFVGISNFTNEVGARAVAAAFPEYPCTPIKVPGQKHLKSYISMGGPDLLCVGVGKEPQEVLKRMEREATFSYQTLTLPEDEAANVLYVNGTLVHRSAEEIPLSFKIFGEKITYPTRSISFEQLSKLSSGLSSSCLLVRRAKHIRNL; translated from the exons ATGGCGGCTATACGCTACACGCACGCCGTGGTCAGTCGCATTCCTCTTTCCCTGAGGACGAGAGGAGAACTCGACTTGGAAGAGGCCAAAAAAGAGCACGAGACCTACGTGCGACTCTTGAGGGAGTTGGGAATTGACGTGATCGAACTGCCACCTGATGAAGCCCTACCGGAGTGTGTTTTTGTTGAGGATTGCGCTGTTGTTTGCAATGGAACGGCCCTCATTTGTAGGCCTGGGACGAGCCATCGAGTCAAAGAA GTGGAAACAATAAGAGTGGTTCTCAAAAAGGAGCTAGACATTCCCATAATAGAGATGTCAGACAAAAATGCCAGATTGGACGGAGGTGATGTCCTCTTTACCG gcaGGGAGTTCTTTGTTGGAATTTCGAATTTTACAAATGAAGTAGGAGCTAGAGCTGTAGCTGCGGCCTTCCCAGAATACCCTTGCACCCCCATTAAG GTTCCTGGCCAAAAACATCTCAAATCGTATATCTCAATGGGAGGTCCAGATTTGCTGTGCGTGGGCGTAGGTAAAGAGCCCCAGGAAGTGTTGAAACGTATGGAGAGAGAAGCCACATTTAGCTATCAAACGCTTACGTTGCCGGAAGATGAGGCTGCTAATGTTTTATATGTAAATGGGACCCTTGTTCATAGGAGCGCAGAGGAAATTCCCTTATCATTTAAG ATCTTTGGAGAAAAAATCACTTACCCGACAAGATCAATCAGTTTCGAGCAACTGTCCAAGCTGTCCAGTGGATTGTCTTCTAGTTGCTTACTGGTGCGGAGAGCGAAACACATAAGAAACCTCTAA
- the LOC136347553 gene encoding alpha-crystallin A chain-like, whose product MALLPFLSFDEDPYSRRHTLANFIDPQELHEWPLMLPRRSVDHLRDLRSQLAHFDPKTSLTIDKDHFQANIDVQQFRPEEISVRLLDDRSIKVEAKHEEQQDDHGFISRHFVRRYLLPKDCDSTKLKSKLSSDGILIVSAPKKKEGDEEEGQEIPIMHSRPIFRRPHLWPSHHSERKRKLSSSN is encoded by the exons ATGGCTCTTTTACCGTTTCTCTCCTTTGACGAAGATCCATACAGTAGGCGGCACACCTTGGCAAATTTTATCGACCCTCAAGAACTTCATGAGTGGCCCTTAATGCTGCCCAGAAG gTCAGTGGATCATTTGCGTGATTTACGAAGCCAACTAGCACACTTTGACCCCAAAACTTCCCTTACCATTGACAAAGACCACTTCCAAGCCAACATTGATGTGCAACAATTCCGACCTGAAGAAATTTCTGTTCGTTTGCTTGATGATCGTAGCATTAAAGTGGAGGCCAAACATGAAGAGCAGCAAGATGATCATGGATTTATTTCTag aCACTTTGTAAGGCGCTATCTACTGCCCAAAGACTGTGATTCAACTAAATTGAAGTCCAAGCTCTCTTCTGATGGCATCTTGATAGTTTCAgccccaaagaaaaaagaaggAGATGAAGAAGAGGGTCAGGAGATCCCAATAATGCATAGTAGGCCTATATTTAGAAGGCCTCATTTGTGGCCCAGTCATCATAGTGAGAGGAAGAGGAAGTTGAGTtcctcaaattaa
- the LOC136347554 gene encoding protein lethal(2)essential for life-like gives MSLLPLFFGDYDYPVARPSRILDQHFGLGLGHDDIFQPLNLNNRLLSRTPAGYLRNWRPSAAHQDTGSTISLDKDKFKASLDVQQFKPEEITVKLTGDNILTVEGKHEEKEDEHGYISRHFVRRYVLPKNCHMDKIDSKLSSDGVLTITAPTIEKMDVEHKSIPITHTGEPARQHTVEQKK, from the coding sequence ATGTCTCTCTTGCCGCTTTTTTTCGGAGACTACGATTACCCGGTGGCCCGACCATCTAGGATCTTGGACCAGCACTTCGGACTCGGATTGGGGCACGACGACATTTTCCAGCCCTTGAACCTCAACAACCGTCTCCTGTCAAGAACTCCAGCAGGATATTTGCGGAACTGGCGTCCCAGCGCTGCTCACCAGGACACCGGATCCACCATTAGCCTGGACAAGGACAAATTCAAGGCCAGTTTGGACGTCCAGCAATTCAAGCCAGAAGAAATTACTGTGAAGCTCACTGGGGACAATATCCTCACGGTGGAGGGCAAGCATGAGGAGAAAGAGGACGAACACGGGTACATTTCCAGGCACTTCGTAAGAAGATATGTTTTGCCAAAGAACTGCCACATGGATAAGATTGACTCTAAACTATCATCAGATGGAGTTTTAACTATCACTGCTCCTACTATTGAGAAAATGGATGTTGAGCACAAGAGCATTCCAATCACTCATACTGGAGAGCCTGCCAGGCAACATACTGTGGAACAGAAGAAGTAA
- the LOC136347556 gene encoding protein lethal(2)essential for life-like produces MSLISLLLDDYPIHHQRGPRRDMAPLFHPEEALQTLVNVLNQLPQVEKDTSITVDKDRFHAKIDVQQFKPEELTVKLNDDNTVTVEGKHEEKQDEHGFISRHFVRKYVLPDDVDAKKLQSALSSDGVLSLAAPRKPETKQVDYKQIPILRTGPIGNKKTGSQANAQKEG; encoded by the coding sequence atgtctctAATTTCCTTGCTACTCGACGATTATCCAATTCACCATCAACGCGGCCCAAGACGCGATATGGCGCCGCTCTTCCATCCAGAAGAAGCTTTGCAGACCTTGGTGAACGTCCTCAACCAACTACCTCAAGTGGAAAAAGATACCTCCATCACAGTGGACAAGGACCGTTTCCATGCGAAAATCGACGTGCAGCAATTCAAGCCTGAAGAACTGACCGTCAAATTAAACGACGACAACACGGTCACCGTTGAGGGCAAACATGAGGAAAAGCAAGATGAGCACGGATTCATTTCCAGGCATTTTGTGAGGAAGTATGTTCTCCCAGACGATGTGGATGCAAAGAAGCTGCAATCTGCATTGTCCAGTGATGGGGTTTTGAGTCTTGCTGCACCAAGGAAGCCAGAAACTAAGCAAGTGGATTATAAACAGATTCCAATTCTCAGGACAGGTCCGATTGGAAATAAGAAGACTGGAAGTCAGGCAAATGCTCAGAAGGAGGGTTAA